In Geoalkalibacter sp., a single genomic region encodes these proteins:
- a CDS encoding NAD-dependent malic enzyme has product MEIEKGAGKIAKTLRVLILDKPGYLGRLTSAIGMAGSNIGDIRLLRMGLTHNLREMTIYVDSDEHLEQILDNLSKVEGIIVEDVIDLVHQLHEGGKIAVKAKRPIKNIGDIRKIYTPGVAAICRDIQKKPELAWKYTAIHNMVAIVTNGTAILGLGDIGAVAGMPVMEGKAALFDHFVGISGIPILIQNKDPQVIIDTVKHIAPTFGAIKLEDIAAPECFEIEDALSQALDIPVMHDDQHGTAVVALAALLNASRFSGQMIGKSVVGVIGLGAAGMGISKLLLAFGVKSVIGTDLKDSARQMLENAGGTAGSLDDVMRESNIVIATTGCPGLIKPAMVRKGQVILALSNPNPEITPEDARQAGAAFAADGKVVNNALGFPGIFRGALNVRATRINNKMKIAAARAIAACAEERELVPSILHPEVHKKVAEAVERAALESGVIKPWE; this is encoded by the coding sequence ATGGAAATTGAAAAAGGCGCTGGAAAAATCGCGAAAACGCTCAGGGTGCTGATCCTCGACAAGCCGGGCTATCTGGGGCGGCTGACCTCGGCCATCGGCATGGCGGGCAGCAACATCGGCGACATCCGCCTGCTGCGCATGGGTCTCACCCACAACCTGCGCGAAATGACCATCTATGTCGATTCCGACGAACACCTCGAGCAGATCCTCGACAACCTGTCCAAGGTCGAGGGCATCATCGTCGAGGACGTCATCGACCTGGTCCACCAACTCCACGAAGGCGGCAAGATCGCCGTCAAGGCCAAGCGACCCATCAAAAACATCGGCGACATCCGCAAGATCTACACCCCAGGCGTGGCCGCCATCTGCCGCGACATCCAGAAAAAGCCCGAACTGGCATGGAAATACACCGCCATCCACAACATGGTGGCCATCGTCACCAACGGCACCGCCATCCTGGGCCTCGGCGACATCGGCGCGGTGGCCGGCATGCCGGTCATGGAAGGCAAGGCTGCCCTCTTCGACCATTTCGTCGGCATCAGCGGCATTCCGATACTGATCCAGAACAAAGATCCCCAGGTGATCATCGACACCGTCAAGCACATCGCCCCCACCTTCGGCGCCATCAAGCTCGAGGACATCGCCGCGCCCGAGTGCTTCGAGATCGAGGACGCCCTCAGCCAGGCCCTCGACATTCCGGTCATGCATGACGACCAGCACGGCACCGCGGTGGTGGCCCTGGCCGCGCTGCTCAACGCCAGCCGCTTTTCGGGGCAGATGATCGGCAAATCGGTGGTCGGCGTCATCGGCCTGGGGGCCGCCGGCATGGGCATCAGCAAGCTGCTCCTGGCCTTCGGCGTAAAAAGCGTCATCGGCACCGACCTCAAGGACTCGGCCCGGCAGATGCTCGAGAACGCCGGCGGCACGGCCGGCAGCCTCGACGATGTCATGCGCGAATCCAACATCGTCATCGCCACCACCGGCTGTCCCGGCCTGATCAAACCCGCCATGGTGCGCAAGGGGCAGGTGATCCTTGCCCTGTCCAACCCCAATCCGGAAATTACCCCCGAGGACGCCCGGCAGGCCGGCGCCGCCTTCGCCGCCGACGGCAAGGTGGTCAATAATGCCCTGGGCTTCCCCGGTATCTTTCGCGGCGCCCTCAACGTGCGCGCCACACGCATCAACAACAAAATGAAAATCGCCGCCGCCCGCGCCATCGCCGCCTGCGCCGAGGAGCGCGAACTGGTCCCGTCCATCCTGCACCCCGAGGTCCACAAAAAAGTTGCCGAGGCCGTGGAACGCGCCGCCCTCGAATCCGGGGTGATCAAACCCTGGGAGTGA
- a CDS encoding DUF948 domain-containing protein, giving the protein MPLEVFTLIMMILVLIVVIFLIPLLLQLRGTVQRIDDLVRDVQHDLVPMLKELREASEHVKRTTQAAEKGSELLAALGEAGGAVNQFSHFLKHDVGRLAGNLAGFWAGFRAAGKTLARYAETKERS; this is encoded by the coding sequence ATGCCGCTGGAAGTTTTTACCCTGATCATGATGATCCTGGTGCTCATCGTCGTCATTTTTCTCATTCCGTTGCTGTTGCAGTTGCGCGGCACGGTGCAGCGCATCGACGATCTGGTGCGCGACGTCCAACATGATCTGGTGCCCATGCTCAAGGAGTTGCGCGAGGCCTCCGAGCATGTCAAGCGCACCACGCAAGCGGCGGAAAAGGGCAGCGAGTTGCTGGCCGCCCTGGGCGAGGCGGGGGGCGCCGTCAACCAATTCTCCCATTTTCTCAAGCACGATGTCGGCCGCCTGGCCGGGAACCTGGCGGGTTTCTGGGCCGGATTCCGGGCCGCGGGCAAAACCCTGGCGCGATACGCCGAAACCAAGGAAAGGAGTTGA
- a CDS encoding YkgJ family cysteine cluster protein: MEREAEMPRTALVSLRNYQELRAKVEALCGRIENEFREQLCCRKGCSDCCRHLSLFWVEAVALALALESLPDSQAERIRAAARSSTPDGPCPLLAEGACLLYAARPLICRTHGLPVLNEARGRAVVDFCDLNFRGLGSLPARALINLDLLNTTLAGINHLFVSEIFHGHPPEKERLSIAEALLLDL, encoded by the coding sequence ATGGAGCGGGAAGCGGAGATGCCGAGGACGGCGCTGGTCAGTCTGCGCAATTATCAGGAACTGCGTGCCAAGGTCGAGGCGCTCTGTGGCCGCATCGAGAATGAATTCCGCGAACAGCTCTGCTGCCGCAAGGGCTGTTCCGATTGCTGCCGTCATCTCTCCCTGTTCTGGGTCGAGGCCGTTGCCCTGGCCCTGGCCCTCGAATCGTTGCCGGATAGCCAGGCCGAGAGGATTCGCGCCGCGGCGCGCTCGTCGACGCCCGACGGGCCCTGCCCCCTGCTTGCCGAAGGTGCCTGTCTGTTGTACGCGGCGCGCCCGCTGATCTGCCGCACCCATGGTCTGCCGGTGCTCAATGAGGCGCGGGGTCGCGCGGTGGTTGATTTCTGTGACCTGAACTTTCGCGGACTGGGCTCCTTGCCGGCGCGGGCCCTGATCAACCTGGACCTGCTCAATACCACCCTGGCCGGCATCAATCATCTGTTTGTCTCTGAAATTTTTCACGGCCATCCTCCCGAAAAAGAGCGCCTGAGCATCGCCGAGGCCCTGCTGCTCGATCTCTGA
- a CDS encoding YtxH domain-containing protein, which translates to MNGECRSSGFAGILLAFIAGAAVGGGIALLAAPRSGQDTRERLTNLADETREKLHEMTEEAEAHVREVIEEGRQALLEKRDMIKAAVEAGKQAMEAERDKHAKAT; encoded by the coding sequence ATGAACGGAGAATGCCGGAGCAGCGGGTTTGCCGGAATTTTGCTGGCCTTTATCGCCGGCGCCGCGGTGGGTGGCGGCATCGCCCTGTTGGCCGCGCCGCGCTCAGGTCAGGATACGCGCGAGCGCTTGACCAACCTGGCGGATGAAACCCGCGAGAAGCTGCACGAAATGACCGAGGAGGCCGAGGCCCATGTGCGCGAGGTGATCGAGGAAGGGCGCCAGGCGCTTCTGGAGAAACGCGACATGATCAAGGCGGCCGTCGAAGCCGGCAAGCAGGCTATGGAAGCCGAGCGCGACAAGCACGCCAAGGCGACCTGA